AGCGCGCGCCGGACGTATCGAAGGGCGACCCCCCGGGGTCGCCCTTTTGTTTTTGACTCAGGGTGCGGTCGATCCTACACTTCCGAAGCTCTCGTTCCCGCTATGCCTGAGCTCGTTTTCTTCTACGGCACGCTGATGACCGGCTTCGATCGCCGGCGGCGGGCCGGTATCGACGAGCACATCGAGTACTTCGGGCGGGGCACGATCGCCGCCGACCTGTTCGATCTGGGGATCTATCCTGCGGCGGTGCCGGCGCCGGACGGGCGGGTGTGGGGCGAAGTGTACGCGGTGAAAGACCGGGACAAGGCACTTGGCGGCCTCGACGACATCGAGGGCTACCGCCCGGACGATCCCGACCGCAGCCTCTACATCCGCACCCAGGTGGACGTCGCGCTCACGGACGGTCGCCACGAGAGAGCCTGGGTGTACTTCTACAACGCGCCACTCGGGCGC
This portion of the Acidobacteriota bacterium genome encodes:
- a CDS encoding gamma-glutamylcyclotransferase, producing the protein MPELVFFYGTLMTGFDRRRRAGIDEHIEYFGRGTIAADLFDLGIYPAAVPAPDGRVWGEVYAVKDRDKALGGLDDIEGYRPDDPDRSLYIRTQVDVALTDGRHERAWVYFYNAPLGRAERIPSGDYLAHIKVR